The Neobacillus sp. OS1-2 genome includes a window with the following:
- a CDS encoding sugar phosphate nucleotidyltransferase codes for MRAIILAAGMGTRLRPLTNDTPKSLVKVAGEPMAERQIRFLKEKGIHEIIVVTGYLHEKFEYLKEKYGVTLIHNDKYHLYNNIYTMYLVREYLQDSYVNDADVFLTSNFLRNDLQHSAFFGGIKHNFKQEWILKYDENDWIQDVIVADGTDYINSGITYWTKEDGLLLKRKLEEAIEDGHFKDLYWDNIVQANIPNLHVKISKINTNDWFEIDSLEDYKKANQFLQTKA; via the coding sequence ATGAGAGCAATTATTCTAGCTGCAGGTATGGGAACAAGACTTAGACCGTTGACAAATGATACACCCAAATCGTTAGTAAAAGTCGCAGGTGAACCCATGGCTGAAAGACAAATAAGATTTCTAAAAGAAAAAGGGATCCATGAGATTATTGTTGTGACAGGCTACCTACACGAAAAATTCGAGTATTTAAAGGAAAAATATGGTGTTACCCTTATTCACAATGATAAATATCATTTGTATAACAACATTTATACGATGTATCTTGTAAGGGAGTATCTTCAGGATTCCTATGTAAACGATGCCGATGTTTTCTTAACCTCTAATTTCTTAAGAAATGATTTGCAGCATTCTGCCTTCTTTGGCGGAATTAAACACAATTTTAAGCAAGAGTGGATTTTAAAATATGATGAAAACGACTGGATTCAAGATGTGATTGTCGCTGATGGTACTGATTACATTAATTCCGGCATTACTTATTGGACGAAGGAAGATGGGCTATTACTAAAGAGGAAGCTTGAGGAAGCTATTGAAGACGGACATTTCAAGGATTTATATTGGGATAATATCGTTCAGGCCAATATCCCTAATCTTCATGTAAAGATTTCAAAAATCAACACAAACGACTGGTTTGAAATTGATTCCCTTGAAGATTACAAAAAGGCCAATCAATTTCTTCAAACAAAGGCTTAA